Proteins encoded by one window of Chryseobacterium foetidum:
- a CDS encoding UPF0158 family protein: MSTEELIIEIEQELEMDMKVYVHKDTLSLLMLPDDDMIDFADDEFWENEQEELEKNSENYIEVEKWDASHSFRIMESFAENISGNRILQAKLLDALENSKPFKNFRNILDRYEKYLQEWYSFRALKQREFVKKQLTALEIIH; encoded by the coding sequence ATGAGCACTGAAGAATTAATAATTGAGATTGAACAGGAATTGGAAATGGACATGAAAGTGTATGTTCATAAAGACACTTTAAGCCTGTTGATGCTTCCTGACGATGATATGATTGATTTTGCAGACGATGAATTCTGGGAAAACGAACAGGAAGAATTAGAGAAAAACTCTGAAAATTATATCGAAGTCGAAAAATGGGACGCTTCTCACTCGTTCAGAATAATGGAATCTTTTGCAGAAAATATCTCCGGAAACAGGATTTTACAGGCGAAACTTCTTGACGCTCTGGAAAATTCAAAACCTTTTAAAAACTTCAGAAATATATTAGACCGTTATGAAAAATATCTGCAGGAATGGTACAGTTTCAGAGCTTTAAAACAGAGAGAATTTGTGAAAAAACAGCTCACTGCTTTAGAGATTATTCATTGA
- a CDS encoding winged helix-turn-helix transcriptional regulator, with the protein MAKSKETETDNKAFTEDCHKVLMAVSDALYAIGGKWKLMIIIAMARGNRRFTEIQRQVTGISARVLSSELKELELNGFIIKKVESGFPVTIEYELLPYSQTLEEVVGAMTKWGMQHREKIKAEMGSEKAEK; encoded by the coding sequence ATGGCAAAATCTAAAGAAACAGAGACCGATAACAAGGCTTTTACAGAAGACTGTCACAAAGTTTTAATGGCCGTTTCTGATGCGTTGTACGCCATCGGCGGAAAATGGAAACTGATGATTATCATCGCTATGGCGAGAGGCAACAGACGTTTTACCGAAATCCAGCGTCAGGTGACAGGAATTTCGGCAAGAGTACTCTCAAGTGAACTGAAAGAACTTGAACTGAACGGTTTTATCATCAAAAAAGTGGAAAGTGGCTTTCCGGTAACCATCGAATATGAACTTCTACCCTACAGCCAGACGTTGGAAGAAGTTGTGGGTGCAATGACCAAATGGGGAATGCAGCACCGTGAAAAAATCAAAGCGGAAATGGGTTCTGAGAAAGCGGAAAAATAA
- a CDS encoding nuclear transport factor 2 family protein has protein sequence MTLEILKTKEDLRKLIDDYAYLGDEWKISEVMDLFTPDLTYKVFMGGNLVGNTSGRETMEKEFNAHASEVKKYFTLNGQHTVNIDGDTATGVSYSQIKMIRDVEGKDVLTDYSVKYEDNYVLQNGKWLIKDRIAHFIIVESRTI, from the coding sequence ATGACACTAGAAATTCTAAAAACAAAAGAAGATTTAAGAAAGCTTATTGACGATTATGCCTACCTGGGTGACGAGTGGAAAATCTCAGAAGTAATGGATTTATTCACTCCGGATTTGACCTATAAAGTATTCATGGGCGGAAATCTGGTGGGCAACACTTCAGGCAGGGAAACGATGGAAAAAGAATTCAACGCTCATGCCTCAGAGGTGAAAAAATATTTTACTTTAAACGGACAGCATACCGTAAATATCGATGGCGATACAGCAACCGGCGTTTCTTACAGTCAGATCAAAATGATAAGAGATGTGGAAGGAAAGGATGTTTTAACTGATTACAGCGTGAAGTACGAAGACAATTATGTTCTGCAAAACGGAAAATGGTTGATTAAAGACAGAATCGCTCATTTTATAATAGTTGAGTCCCGAACAATTTAA
- a CDS encoding DUF3817 domain-containing protein, whose amino-acid sequence MINLYRKTAIIEGISYLILLFIAMPIKYIFDIPEPVKYFGWIHGVLFLFYFAVLIIAAFMYKWSIKRIVIYLVGSVLPFVPFYLDKNLKKEYDELKLR is encoded by the coding sequence ATGATCAACCTATACCGCAAAACCGCCATTATTGAGGGAATTTCTTACCTGATTTTGCTTTTTATTGCCATGCCCATCAAATATATTTTTGATATTCCTGAACCCGTAAAGTACTTCGGTTGGATTCATGGGGTTTTGTTTCTGTTTTACTTCGCCGTACTTATCATTGCTGCTTTTATGTACAAGTGGAGCATTAAGCGAATCGTCATTTACCTTGTAGGATCTGTTTTGCCTTTTGTGCCGTTTTATCTGGATAAAAATCTGAAGAAGGAATATGATGAATTGAAACTTCGTTAA
- a CDS encoding DUF1801 domain-containing protein, translating into MASKNKTAKNEIDVTEFIQSFVESEQKKQDSFQLIELMKEWSGYEPKMWGPTMIGFGSYHYKYESGHEGDAMIIGFSPRKAQFSLYVAAPEEEDKKLLEDLGKFKMAKACIYFKKLSDLNLDVLEKLSKSTIKYISENNECSCR; encoded by the coding sequence ATGGCTTCAAAAAATAAAACGGCAAAAAACGAAATTGATGTTACCGAATTTATACAGTCATTTGTAGAAAGTGAGCAGAAAAAACAGGACAGTTTTCAGCTGATTGAGCTGATGAAAGAATGGTCTGGTTACGAGCCTAAAATGTGGGGACCAACGATGATTGGTTTTGGCAGTTATCATTATAAATATGAAAGCGGACACGAGGGAGATGCGATGATCATTGGTTTTTCTCCGAGAAAAGCACAATTTTCACTTTACGTTGCAGCACCGGAAGAGGAAGATAAAAAATTGCTTGAGGATTTGGGAAAATTTAAAATGGCAAAAGCCTGTATTTATTTTAAAAAACTTTCTGATCTAAATCTTGATGTTTTAGAAAAACTGAGCAAATCTACAATCAAATACATCAGTGAAAATAACGAATGCAGCTGCAGATAA
- a CDS encoding (2Fe-2S)-binding protein codes for MKIPSISRRKFLMTSGLLVFWAAIPVHVKAAGEKVRNLFVKPKKVLPLKMKVNGQNYDLNLDTRTTVLDMLRENLDLTGSKKGCDHGQCGACTVHIDGERVLSCLTLACTAQQKEITTIEGLANGENLHPMQKAFIECDGFQCGYCTPGQIMSAVACVKEGHTGSVEEIKEFMSGNLCRCGAYNGIVESIQKVAG; via the coding sequence ATGAAAATACCTTCAATCAGCCGCCGGAAGTTCCTGATGACTTCAGGGCTTCTCGTTTTCTGGGCAGCAATCCCTGTTCATGTGAAAGCAGCAGGCGAAAAAGTGCGGAATCTTTTTGTAAAACCCAAAAAAGTTCTTCCGCTGAAAATGAAAGTTAACGGTCAGAATTATGATCTGAATTTAGATACAAGAACGACCGTTTTGGATATGCTTCGTGAAAATCTTGATCTTACAGGCTCGAAAAAAGGCTGTGATCACGGTCAGTGTGGTGCATGCACAGTTCATATCGATGGCGAAAGGGTTTTGAGTTGCCTTACGTTGGCCTGTACCGCTCAGCAGAAAGAAATCACAACCATTGAAGGACTTGCCAACGGAGAAAATCTTCATCCGATGCAAAAGGCTTTCATCGAATGCGACGGTTTCCAGTGTGGATATTGCACGCCGGGCCAGATTATGTCGGCAGTGGCCTGTGTGAAAGAAGGTCATACCGGTTCAGTAGAAGAAATAAAGGAATTTATGAGCGGAAATCTTTGCCGTTGCGGCGCGTATAACGGAATTGTAGAATCTATACAAAAAGTAGCAGGATGA
- a CDS encoding FAD binding domain-containing protein, whose translation MRPFEFFRKDDIAKTISQKNDKAKFIAGGTNLVDLMKKNIEQPDYIIDVNSVLSTTVEVDKKKLRIGAMSKNSSVAKNADVLKEYSLISKAILAGASPQIRNMASCAGNMLQRTRCPYFYDVTTPCNKRKPGSGCSAKEGENRMNAVIGYSDDCVAVHPSDFCISLAALDATVITRNSKNKKEEIEFKNFHRLPGNTPHLDTNLPQNSIIEAIEIPKNNFGKNNAYVKIRDRSSYAFALVSVAAALDLENGKIKDSRLASGGVAHKPWRWYESENFLKGKMPTTENFSAAADLAIKDLKPLSNNGFKKEMLRGAMITALQNSLNP comes from the coding sequence ATGAGACCATTTGAATTTTTCAGAAAAGATGATATTGCCAAAACGATTTCGCAGAAGAACGACAAGGCAAAATTCATCGCAGGGGGAACCAATCTGGTCGATTTGATGAAGAAAAACATTGAACAGCCGGATTATATTATTGATGTAAATTCAGTTTTATCCACAACAGTTGAGGTGGATAAAAAGAAACTCAGAATCGGAGCGATGTCTAAAAACTCGTCAGTAGCCAAAAACGCTGATGTTTTGAAAGAATATTCCCTGATTTCGAAGGCAATTTTAGCCGGAGCTTCACCACAAATCAGAAATATGGCTTCGTGTGCCGGAAATATGTTGCAGCGAACAAGATGTCCCTACTTTTATGATGTCACAACGCCTTGCAACAAAAGAAAACCGGGCTCAGGCTGCAGCGCAAAAGAAGGTGAAAACAGAATGAATGCCGTAATTGGTTACAGTGACGATTGCGTGGCTGTACATCCCTCAGATTTCTGTATTTCTCTCGCAGCTTTGGATGCGACGGTCATTACAAGAAATTCTAAAAATAAAAAGGAAGAGATTGAGTTTAAAAACTTTCATCGTCTACCAGGAAATACACCCCATCTGGACACCAATCTTCCTCAGAATTCGATTATTGAAGCTATTGAAATTCCTAAAAATAATTTTGGAAAAAACAATGCCTACGTGAAAATAAGAGACCGGTCTTCCTACGCATTTGCACTGGTGTCAGTTGCAGCCGCATTAGATCTGGAAAACGGAAAAATCAAAGATTCACGTTTGGCATCCGGTGGTGTGGCTCATAAACCGTGGCGGTGGTACGAATCTGAAAATTTCCTGAAAGGAAAAATGCCTACAACTGAAAATTTTTCAGCTGCAGCAGATTTAGCAATAAAAGATTTGAAACCGCTTTCGAATAATGGTTTTAAAAAGGAAATGCTCCGCGGAGCGATGATTACAGCACTTCAAAACAGTTTAAATCCTTAA
- a CDS encoding xanthine dehydrogenase family protein molybdopterin-binding subunit — translation MAFFDNDLDFNIEKEGRAEALAKVTGRGKYSAEYKTENVTYAVIVGSTVASGKITGIDTADAMLADGVLDILTHNNKPVVAGLASEEKIKESKIGLPVLHTDTVYFKGQPVAVVIAKTLEEAQYAASLVKTSYQQTKANVDFKNSHPSIPLKNDGKERGNVDNWKSSAFNVDQEYYIEGEVHHPMEMHATIAIWNGDEKLKLYDKNQGVNGVQNTVGKLFGLQPKNIEVITEFMGGGFGSGLRVWPNTILAIMAAKKINKPVKLMLTRTQMSCLVGYRPESWQKIKLGADASGKFTGLLHDSKNTTSLYENFLENITRISRLAYGFENLKTQMATVPLNMSTPTWMRGPGECTGAFALESAIDELCFKMNKDPLAIRLQNLSDIKDPESGKDWSTNYIRECMEKGAAKIGWNQRNQQPRQKKEGNWLIGYGMGVGMWTAGRGKASAGLEMDVNGNVIVKTAMTDIGTGTGTSMRNIVHENTGIPLSKIKIDLGKSTLPQAPSQGGSRGLSSISASSNAIAETLKSELIKYAEKINPDFKNIKPSDVILSESDIKIKNKTASVSFQKIFSDNNLTVIEVEETTEPGADQKKYAFASGAAHFCRVKVNELTGKVKIDRFVSVVDGGKIVSEKPAKNQIIGAVVGGTGMALMEEMTIDKRLGALVAEDLAGYHFSVNADVPIIEVDFINKPDFNLNASGAKGLGEVGIIGSAPAIANAIFNATGKRFRNLPITPDKILKG, via the coding sequence ATGGCATTTTTTGATAATGATTTAGATTTCAATATAGAAAAAGAAGGACGCGCCGAAGCTTTGGCAAAAGTGACAGGCCGTGGAAAATACTCCGCAGAATACAAAACCGAAAATGTAACCTACGCCGTAATTGTTGGAAGTACTGTTGCATCAGGGAAAATTACTGGAATTGATACGGCAGATGCAATGCTTGCAGATGGTGTGTTGGATATTTTAACGCACAACAATAAGCCGGTTGTAGCTGGTTTAGCGTCAGAAGAAAAAATTAAAGAAAGCAAAATCGGGCTTCCGGTTCTGCATACCGATACGGTTTATTTTAAAGGTCAACCCGTTGCAGTCGTGATTGCAAAAACTTTGGAGGAAGCTCAATACGCTGCCTCTTTGGTTAAAACTTCCTACCAGCAGACGAAAGCTAATGTTGATTTCAAAAATTCTCATCCTTCAATCCCATTAAAAAACGACGGAAAGGAAAGAGGAAATGTTGACAACTGGAAATCCTCAGCCTTCAATGTCGATCAGGAATATTACATCGAAGGCGAAGTGCATCATCCTATGGAAATGCACGCCACCATCGCCATTTGGAATGGCGATGAAAAACTGAAATTATACGATAAAAATCAGGGTGTCAACGGAGTTCAGAATACGGTGGGCAAACTGTTTGGTCTTCAGCCAAAAAATATTGAGGTCATCACTGAGTTTATGGGTGGTGGTTTCGGCTCAGGTCTCAGGGTCTGGCCAAATACGATTTTAGCCATTATGGCGGCGAAAAAGATCAACAAGCCTGTAAAACTGATGCTCACACGAACTCAAATGTCTTGTCTGGTCGGCTACCGTCCGGAATCGTGGCAGAAAATAAAGTTGGGTGCAGATGCTTCAGGGAAATTTACCGGTTTGCTTCACGACAGCAAAAATACAACCTCACTCTACGAAAATTTCCTTGAAAATATCACGAGAATCAGCCGTCTGGCGTATGGTTTTGAAAATTTAAAAACGCAGATGGCAACAGTGCCCCTGAATATGTCGACGCCGACCTGGATGCGGGGTCCTGGAGAATGCACCGGAGCTTTTGCTTTGGAATCTGCCATTGATGAGCTTTGTTTTAAAATGAATAAAGATCCATTGGCCATCAGACTTCAAAATCTTTCAGATATCAAAGATCCCGAAAGCGGCAAAGACTGGTCTACCAATTACATCAGAGAATGTATGGAAAAAGGGGCTGCGAAAATAGGCTGGAATCAAAGGAATCAGCAGCCAAGACAGAAAAAAGAAGGCAACTGGCTCATCGGTTACGGAATGGGAGTAGGAATGTGGACTGCCGGACGTGGAAAAGCAAGTGCCGGACTGGAAATGGACGTCAACGGAAATGTAATTGTAAAAACGGCGATGACCGACATCGGAACTGGAACGGGAACTTCAATGCGGAATATCGTTCATGAAAACACCGGAATTCCTTTAAGTAAAATTAAAATCGATCTCGGAAAATCTACGCTTCCGCAGGCACCGAGTCAGGGGGGAAGCCGCGGACTTTCTTCCATCAGCGCATCGTCTAATGCGATTGCAGAAACTTTGAAAAGTGAGTTGATAAAATACGCTGAAAAAATAAACCCTGATTTTAAAAATATAAAACCTTCAGATGTTATTTTGTCTGAATCTGATATTAAAATTAAAAATAAAACAGCTTCAGTAAGTTTTCAGAAAATTTTCAGTGACAATAATTTAACGGTCATTGAAGTTGAGGAAACTACCGAGCCTGGTGCAGATCAGAAGAAGTATGCTTTTGCATCGGGGGCAGCTCATTTCTGTCGTGTAAAAGTAAATGAACTGACCGGAAAAGTAAAAATTGACCGTTTTGTGAGCGTCGTTGATGGTGGCAAAATCGTCAGCGAAAAACCGGCAAAAAACCAGATTATCGGTGCCGTTGTGGGCGGAACGGGAATGGCCTTAATGGAAGAGATGACAATAGATAAACGTCTTGGTGCTTTGGTAGCCGAAGATCTGGCGGGTTATCATTTTTCTGTAAATGCAGACGTTCCAATCATCGAAGTTGACTTCATCAATAAACCTGATTTTAATCTTAATGCCAGTGGAGCAAAAGGTCTTGGTGAAGTAGGAATTATCGGATCAGCCCCAGCCATTGCCAATGCCATTTTCAATGCTACCGGAAAACGCTTTAGAAATTTACCGATTACACCGGATAAAATTTTGAAAGGATAA
- a CDS encoding cytochrome-c peroxidase, translating to MKLFKDPFCVFLILLFSIFTILQCNKPNQPLQDDLVEVKNAVFKNNELFLAQIDELIDLVSKDADNKIVQKKFDNLRQTYKKMEWAIEYFLPHSARFINGPALPEIEMAEHTEIEPEGLQVLEEMFYTDEKQDKNEVIRILKKLTNKGNTIKTNFQVITVTKDQTFDALRQQVFRISSLGIAGFDTPISGKFLDEMPVSLESLKSFLNTISTEKSQNSSLKKIVSQIDLSQKFLNQSKDKNTFNYLEFISVHLNPLSSLLLDFRKEENIPDVEVTTALRKNAGNFYSKDAFDVNAFAPGKQYEMSPEKVQLGKQLFNDKLLSNNNSRSCASCHNAEKAFTDGLEKSMSLENAKLQRNTPSLNYSAFQHGQFWDMRKDDLEGQSSDVITNKEEMHGDLKTIIVKINQNKNYQLAFAKIFKTDKIEEWQLQNLLASYIRSLATFSSDFDEYMRGNKNAMTEKQKTGFNLFMGKAQCAICHFLPLFNGTVPPNYKKTEQEVLGVAENSSNKKLDSDLGRGKFHETVAFLQNSFKTPTLRNISKTAPYMHNGGYRTLQEVMEFYNQGGGKGFHLKVENQTLSDAKLNLSQTEIDEIIEFLNALTDR from the coding sequence ATGAAACTTTTTAAAGATCCTTTTTGCGTTTTTCTGATTCTGCTTTTCAGCATTTTCACGATTCTTCAGTGCAACAAACCCAATCAGCCTTTGCAGGACGATTTGGTGGAAGTGAAAAATGCAGTTTTTAAAAACAATGAACTTTTTCTTGCTCAAATTGACGAATTAATTGATTTGGTTTCCAAAGATGCCGACAACAAAATTGTTCAGAAAAAATTTGACAACCTCCGCCAGACCTACAAAAAAATGGAATGGGCGATAGAATATTTCCTGCCTCATTCTGCAAGATTTATCAACGGACCGGCTTTACCCGAAATTGAGATGGCCGAACACACAGAAATTGAGCCCGAAGGTCTTCAGGTTTTGGAAGAAATGTTTTATACGGATGAAAAACAGGACAAAAATGAAGTCATCAGAATACTTAAAAAGCTGACCAATAAAGGGAATACCATTAAAACCAATTTTCAGGTCATCACGGTTACCAAAGATCAGACTTTTGATGCGTTGCGACAGCAGGTTTTCAGAATATCAAGTCTTGGAATTGCAGGTTTTGACACGCCGATCTCAGGAAAGTTTCTGGATGAAATGCCCGTTTCGCTTGAATCTTTAAAATCTTTTTTAAACACAATTTCAACTGAAAAATCTCAAAATTCTTCTTTAAAAAAAATCGTTTCACAAATTGATCTATCTCAAAAATTTTTAAATCAAAGTAAAGATAAAAATACTTTCAACTATCTTGAATTTATCAGTGTTCACCTCAACCCACTTTCTTCTCTCCTGCTCGATTTCAGAAAGGAAGAAAACATTCCTGATGTGGAAGTGACGACTGCCCTGAGAAAGAACGCAGGCAATTTTTACTCAAAGGACGCTTTTGATGTGAATGCATTTGCTCCTGGAAAGCAATATGAAATGTCGCCCGAAAAAGTGCAGCTCGGCAAACAGCTTTTTAATGATAAATTACTTTCCAACAATAATTCAAGAAGTTGTGCAAGCTGTCACAATGCAGAAAAAGCCTTCACAGACGGTTTGGAAAAATCAATGTCATTAGAAAATGCCAAATTACAGAGAAATACGCCTTCTCTGAACTATTCAGCATTTCAGCATGGTCAGTTTTGGGATATGCGAAAAGATGATCTGGAAGGTCAAAGTTCGGACGTGATTACCAATAAAGAGGAGATGCACGGCGATTTGAAAACCATTATTGTAAAAATTAATCAAAATAAAAATTATCAGCTGGCGTTTGCTAAAATTTTTAAAACTGATAAAATTGAAGAGTGGCAACTGCAGAATTTATTGGCGAGCTACATCCGTTCATTGGCAACTTTCAGTTCAGATTTTGATGAATACATGCGGGGAAATAAAAACGCTATGACCGAAAAGCAAAAAACAGGTTTTAATCTTTTTATGGGAAAAGCACAGTGTGCGATTTGTCATTTTTTACCACTTTTCAACGGAACTGTTCCACCGAATTATAAAAAAACGGAGCAGGAAGTTTTGGGCGTAGCTGAAAATTCTTCCAATAAAAAGCTCGATTCAGACTTAGGCAGAGGAAAATTTCATGAAACAGTAGCTTTTCTTCAGAATTCATTTAAAACACCAACCTTGAGAAATATTAGCAAAACCGCTCCATATATGCACAACGGTGGTTATAGAACCTTGCAGGAAGTAATGGAATTTTACAACCAGGGCGGCGGAAAAGGTTTTCATTTAAAAGTTGAAAATCAAACGCTTTCAGATGCAAAACTGAATTTATCCCAAACCGAAATTGATGAGATTATTGAGTTTCTGAATGCTTTAACAGACAGGTAA
- a CDS encoding PhoX family protein: MKLNHTLAALFLSAAVFQSCNDDDNTENPTNEDIKLENFSKEPAFVYGMAGFENLNITTLISSSDVLADSPNFVFAGQPDGMGIMKDPNSNGYLMITNHEITQSVSRVYLDKTFKPVKGEYILNGIGGMTRLCSATLATVAEHGFSAFLTAGESGEESMVHALNPLAAASQASDKTRVKPALGKASMENAVPLPKDVSNGKSYILIGEDQSYSTSHQSAGQLLMYVADTQGDLDNGKLYSLKRTNNNTTETDMTKGSQYDVEFVEITNAKNLTGAQINQKNLDINAIRFSRVEDVDYRKGAGKGREIYFTATGESNDGVNPKPGLTMWGRVYKLVLNQNNMMTGKLEVVAEGDSNPGNNLINPDNLCVTENFVYIQEDGDSYYPAATHDSYIWQLDINTKSYKPWLNMKHGRTDSAWQTAYNQSGNLQKFGSWEYGAMIDVSDIIGVPNTFAVNIHSHTWQKNGFANADGAGVNTNKEGGQIVLIRNVQK; the protein is encoded by the coding sequence ATGAAACTAAACCACACTTTGGCAGCTTTGTTTTTATCTGCTGCAGTATTTCAGAGTTGTAATGACGATGACAATACTGAAAACCCAACCAACGAAGATATCAAACTTGAAAACTTTTCTAAAGAACCGGCTTTCGTTTACGGAATGGCAGGTTTTGAAAACTTAAACATCACAACTTTGATTTCAAGTTCTGATGTTTTGGCAGACAGCCCCAACTTTGTATTTGCAGGACAGCCGGACGGAATGGGAATTATGAAAGACCCAAACTCCAATGGTTATTTAATGATCACCAACCATGAAATCACGCAGTCGGTTTCAAGAGTTTATTTGGATAAAACTTTCAAACCTGTAAAAGGTGAATATATCCTTAACGGAATCGGTGGAATGACGAGATTGTGTTCTGCTACTTTGGCGACGGTTGCTGAGCACGGTTTCAGCGCTTTCCTTACGGCTGGAGAATCCGGTGAAGAAAGTATGGTTCATGCTTTGAATCCTTTGGCGGCAGCGTCTCAGGCTTCAGACAAAACAAGAGTAAAACCAGCTTTGGGTAAAGCTTCCATGGAAAATGCAGTTCCGCTTCCTAAAGATGTTTCCAACGGGAAATCTTATATTTTAATTGGTGAAGATCAGTCTTATTCTACTTCGCACCAGTCTGCAGGTCAGCTTTTGATGTACGTTGCCGATACTCAGGGAGATTTGGATAACGGTAAACTGTATTCTTTAAAAAGAACCAACAACAATACTACAGAAACTGACATGACCAAAGGTTCTCAGTACGATGTGGAGTTTGTGGAAATTACCAATGCTAAAAATTTAACCGGAGCACAGATCAATCAGAAAAATTTAGATATCAACGCCATCCGTTTTTCAAGAGTGGAAGATGTTGATTACAGAAAAGGTGCAGGAAAAGGAAGAGAAATCTACTTCACAGCTACCGGAGAATCGAATGACGGTGTAAATCCTAAACCAGGATTGACGATGTGGGGAAGAGTATATAAACTGGTTTTAAACCAAAACAATATGATGACTGGAAAGCTTGAAGTGGTAGCAGAAGGAGATTCAAACCCAGGAAATAACCTGATTAATCCTGACAACCTTTGTGTGACGGAAAACTTCGTTTACATTCAGGAAGATGGTGACTCATATTACCCAGCTGCAACGCACGATTCTTACATCTGGCAGTTGGATATCAACACAAAATCTTACAAACCATGGTTGAATATGAAGCACGGAAGAACAGACTCTGCATGGCAGACAGCTTACAACCAATCCGGAAATCTACAGAAATTCGGGTCTTGGGAATATGGAGCGATGATCGATGTTTCAGACATCATCGGTGTTCCGAATACTTTTGCAGTGAACATTCACTCTCACACATGGCAGAAAAACGGTTTTGCCAATGCTGACGGAGCAGGTGTAAATACCAACAAAGAAGGCGGACAGATCGTACTGATCAGAAACGTTCAGAAATAA
- a CDS encoding Rpn family recombination-promoting nuclease/putative transposase has product MKAKYINPFTDFGFKKIFGEEASKPLLIDFLNALLPQTNKIVDLNFKNTEQLGQTETDRKAIYDIYCENENGEKFIVELQKAKQNYFKERTVYYSTFPIREQAERGEWNYNLKAVYCVGILDFTFDDYESEPERSEVVHTIKLKNQNNKIFYDKLTFIYLEMPNFSKNEEHLSSRLDKWLYFIKNLEDFQSIPTIFKDEVFTQAFEKAELANFGQIDLEKYESSLKAYRDLKGVIDTAFDEGKIEVARNLKKLGVDIEIISKSTGLTSSDIEKL; this is encoded by the coding sequence ATGAAAGCGAAATATATAAATCCATTTACAGACTTCGGATTTAAGAAAATATTTGGTGAAGAAGCCAGTAAGCCTTTGCTTATTGACTTTTTAAACGCTCTTTTGCCACAAACGAACAAAATTGTTGATTTAAATTTTAAAAATACTGAACAGCTAGGGCAAACCGAAACTGATAGAAAAGCTATATACGATATCTATTGTGAAAACGAAAATGGCGAAAAATTTATCGTAGAACTTCAAAAAGCTAAACAAAATTATTTCAAGGAAAGAACTGTTTATTACTCCACTTTTCCAATTCGTGAACAGGCCGAAAGAGGCGAATGGAACTATAATCTAAAAGCGGTTTATTGTGTTGGTATTTTAGACTTTACGTTTGACGATTACGAAAGTGAACCAGAAAGAAGCGAAGTTGTACACACTATAAAGCTAAAAAATCAAAACAATAAAATCTTTTATGACAAACTTACTTTTATCTATTTGGAAATGCCAAATTTTTCTAAAAATGAGGAGCACTTAAGCTCTCGCTTAGACAAATGGCTCTATTTCATCAAAAACCTGGAAGATTTTCAAAGTATTCCAACTATTTTCAAAGATGAAGTTTTTACGCAAGCGTTTGAGAAAGCTGAACTCGCAAACTTCGGACAGATAGATTTGGAAAAATATGAAAGTAGCTTAAAAGCGTATCGAGATTTGAAAGGTGTCATTGATACGGCTTTTGACGAAGGAAAAATTGAAGTTGCAAGAAATTTAAAAAAATTAGGAGTTGATATTGAAATTATCTCTAAATCGACAGGTTTAACAAGTAGTGACATTGAAAAACTTTAA